Proteins encoded in a region of the Triplophysa rosa linkage group LG14, Trosa_1v2, whole genome shotgun sequence genome:
- the LOC130565253 gene encoding transmembrane protein 25 yields MASLSTSAAALCTEVNMPLAALFLHTFTWACTAAIDPAPKIDGQQSSSVTLQENVTHRFNCQSEGWNPQAPPLLTWYLNGERQSEVTGSRGAGRVVMTSPDETGRLKFGSERNSTFTLRPKRWDRELVCAARNPAGGDSYNASVTLDVQFQPEILRVNAHYSETSDPGLSFILFALVRSNPPATISWVDPSGQVLANTSDFLILDSRSYPWLANHSLHVTLSSLSGNISVNANNSLGSAHTNLTLTEFLQSRVEVPMFGIVTGGAAGFITLLILTLMVFFLLQKDKTKAIEEPVEVHLSSKCGDVLKVQVNRTYLPRENMSLPSHVHLNDDGALCKGGQQNSKHNTLERKRRDEEDEDLSAAYAARGFARYPMVGYIYKVSSTSSDEIWL; encoded by the exons ATGGCCAGTCTGTCGACATCAGCAGCGGCTCTGTGTACAgag gtgaaTATGCCTCTTGCTGCTTTATTCCTTCACACGTTTACCTGGGCCTGTACAG CAGCCATTGATCCCGCCCCCAAGATTGACGGACAGCAGAGCTCTTCAGTCACTTTACAAGAGAACGTCACTCACCGCTTCAACTGCCAATCAGAGGGATGGAATCCACAAGCCCCTCCCCTGCTCACCTGGTACTTGAATGGTGAGAGACAGAGCGAGGTGACGGGCAGCCGGGGGGCGGGGCGTGTGGTGATGACGTCACCGGACGAGACCGGACGTCTGAAGTTCGGTTCGGAGCGGAACAGCACGTTCACACTGCGACCCAAACGCTGGGACAGAGAGCTGGTGTGTGCCGCGCGAAACCCGGCGGGCGGAGACAGTTATAACGCCAGCGTCACGCTGGACGTGCAGT TTCAGCCGGAGATTCTGAGGGTGAACGCTCACTACAGCGAGACGTCGGACCCCGGCCTGTCCTTCATTCTCTTTGCTTTGGTGCGCTCCAACCCCCCCGCCACCATCAGCTGGGTGGATCCATCCGGTCAGGTGCTCGCCAACACTTCCGACTTCCTCATCCTCGACTCGCGGAGCTACCCGTGGCTAGCCAATCACAGTCTACACGTCACCCTGAGTAGCCTATCAGGAAACATCTCGGTGAACGCCAACAACAGCCTCGGCTCCGCCCACACTAACCTGACCCTCACAG AATTCCTGCAGTCACGGGTGGAGGTCCCCATGTTTGGAATTGTGACGGGCGGAGCTGCCGGATTCATCACCCTCCTCATCCTCACACTCATGGTCTTCTTTCTCTTACAGAAAGACAAAACCAAAGCCATcg agGAGCCGGTGGAAGTGCATCTTTCCTCAAAATG cggTGATGTGCTGAAGGTCCAGGTGAACAGGACGTATCTCCCGCGTGAGAACATGTCTCTCCCATCACACGTGCACTTGAATGATGACGGAGCGCTCTGTAAAGGCG GACAACAGAACTCCAAACACaacacactggagagaaagcgCAGggatgaggaagatgaagatCTGTCTGCGGCTTACGCTGCCcgag GGTTTGCTAGATATCCGATGGTGGGTTACATCTATAAAGTGAGCAGCACCAGCAGTGATGAGATCTGGCTCTGA
- the LOC130565260 gene encoding T-cell surface glycoprotein CD3 gamma chain-like encodes MDRRGLMCLFCLLTTVSTEELSIKKPEEGEESLALECSGGTFEMNGNKTLQLSWHESGDYLCKGDSSESVTITVRVRNSENLIQLDIMTTVAIVLGDIAATALIGWAAYSICAQPKPKNNYQRNKASDRQNLINNSGGDTYQPLSTRSDDYSTLQPTRKNKNRAVSP; translated from the exons ATGGACAGAAGAGGTTTGATGTGTCTCTTCTGCCTGCTGACAACTGTGAGCACAGAGG AGCTTTCCATCAAAAAGCCTGAAGAAGGTGAAGAGAGTCTAGCACTGGAGTGTTCTGGAGGAACATTTGAGATGAACGGCAATAAAACATTGCAACTTTCATGGCATGAGTCTGGAGATTATCTTTGCAAAGGGGACAGTAGTGAAAGCGTTACAATTACAGTAAGAGTCCGAA ACAGTGAGAATCTGATCCAGCTGGACATCATGACAACCGTCGCTATAGTGCTGGGTGACATCGCAGCGACCGCTCTGATCGGATGGGCCGCTTACAGCATCTGTGCTCAACCCAAACCCAAGAACAACTATCAGAGAAATAAAG CATCTGACAGGCAGAATTTAATCAATAATTCAGGAGGAGACACGTATCAG CCGCTGAGCACCCGCTCGGACGACTACAGCACGCTTCAACCAACACGCAAGAATAAAAACCGAGCTGTTTCACCCTAA
- the LOC130565261 gene encoding T-cell surface glycoprotein CD3 epsilon chain-like translates to MMILLFLFLTVAAPVHSEPGDQSEVEDVAQVEFRETSVVLTCPHNPSDEVKWLHGNEEIKDYKNNIYEIQAPEGTATGFYTCQKNEKKHYFFIKARVCKNCHELSGSMAGGVIFADLLLTGGVILIVYFCTQRKKDPVSNAPRPPNPDYEALNPKTQSRDVYAGIK, encoded by the exons ATGATGATTCTTCTGTTCCTGTTCCTCACAGTTGCTGCTCCAGTTCACAGCGAGCCTGGAGATCAAAGTGAGGTTGAAGATGTGGCTCAAG TCGAGTTCAGAGAAACGTCTGTCGTTCTGACCTGTCCTCATAACCCATCTGATGAAGTGAAGTGGCTTCATGGAAACGAGGAAATAAAAGACTATAAGAACAACATATATGAGATTCAAGCTCCAGAGGGAACAGCCACAGGTTTCTACACCTGCCAGAAGAATGaaaagaaacattatttcttcaTCAAGGCGAGAG TGTGTAAGAACTGTCATGAGCTGAGCGGGTCGATGGCCGGTGGTGTGATATTCGCTGACTTACTCCTTACTGGAGGAGTCATCCTTATAGTGTACTTctgcacacagagaaagaaag ATCCAGTTTCAAATGCTCCAAGACCCCCGAACCCTGACTATGAG GCCCTAAACCCCAAGACCCAAAGTCGTGACGTGTACGCAGGAATCAAGTAG
- the LOC130565258 gene encoding myelin protein zero-like protein 2 isoform X1, which yields MMGLVCAHLMVTLLLTASGWLCVVGMRVSTAGDVQAVNGTDVRLRCTFHTSAPVRLSSLAVSWSFRPFSPGPEETQVLYYHEKPVPNHEGRFKGKAEWAGDAGGRDVSIVLRKVSFQFNGTFSCQVWNPPDVHGNIGQVRLRVVSTASFSEIVILSVAIGGSILLILLMFIIITSVRHCHTNKNPEQNCTRQPQKELMMW from the exons ATGATGGGACTCGTGTGCGCGCATCTGATGGTGACACTGTTGCTCACCGCATCAG gctgGCTGTGTGTGGTTGGTATGCGGGTGTCTACAGCAGGTGATGTTCAGGCCGTGAACGGTACAGACGTTCGTCTCAGATGCACCTTTCACACTTCAGCTCCAGTCAGACTGTCGAGTCTCGCGGTGTCCTGGAGCTTCAGACCCTTCAGCCCGGGACCGGAGGAGACG CAGGTGTTGTACTATCATGAAAAGCCCGTTCCAAATCACGAGGGCCGTTTCAAAGGGAAGGCGGAGTGGGCCGGAGACGCCGGCGGCCGTGATGTGTCTATAGTGCTGAGGAAAGTGTCTTTTCAGTTCAACGGCACATTCAGCTGTCAGGTGTGGAACCCGCCGGACGTCCACGGCAACATCGGCCAGGTGCGTCTACGAGTCGTCTCCACAG CTTCTTTCTCTGAGATTGTGATTCTCTCGGTTGCTATTGGAGGCTCCATTCTACTGATCCTgctcatgtttataatcatCACGTCTGTACGTCACTGTCACACAAACAAGAATCCAGAACAAAACTGCACAAGACAACCGCAGAAGGAGCTGATGATGTGGTGA
- the LOC130565258 gene encoding myelin protein zero-like protein 2 isoform X2, with protein sequence MMGLVCAHLMVTLLLTASGWLCVVGMRVSTAGDVQAVNGTDVRLRCTFHTSAPVRLSSLAVSWSFRPFSPGPEETVLYYHEKPVPNHEGRFKGKAEWAGDAGGRDVSIVLRKVSFQFNGTFSCQVWNPPDVHGNIGQVRLRVVSTASFSEIVILSVAIGGSILLILLMFIIITSVRHCHTNKNPEQNCTRQPQKELMMW encoded by the exons ATGATGGGACTCGTGTGCGCGCATCTGATGGTGACACTGTTGCTCACCGCATCAG gctgGCTGTGTGTGGTTGGTATGCGGGTGTCTACAGCAGGTGATGTTCAGGCCGTGAACGGTACAGACGTTCGTCTCAGATGCACCTTTCACACTTCAGCTCCAGTCAGACTGTCGAGTCTCGCGGTGTCCTGGAGCTTCAGACCCTTCAGCCCGGGACCGGAGGAGACG GTGTTGTACTATCATGAAAAGCCCGTTCCAAATCACGAGGGCCGTTTCAAAGGGAAGGCGGAGTGGGCCGGAGACGCCGGCGGCCGTGATGTGTCTATAGTGCTGAGGAAAGTGTCTTTTCAGTTCAACGGCACATTCAGCTGTCAGGTGTGGAACCCGCCGGACGTCCACGGCAACATCGGCCAGGTGCGTCTACGAGTCGTCTCCACAG CTTCTTTCTCTGAGATTGTGATTCTCTCGGTTGCTATTGGAGGCTCCATTCTACTGATCCTgctcatgtttataatcatCACGTCTGTACGTCACTGTCACACAAACAAGAATCCAGAACAAAACTGCACAAGACAACCGCAGAAGGAGCTGATGATGTGGTGA